In one window of Sardina pilchardus chromosome 23, fSarPil1.1, whole genome shotgun sequence DNA:
- the LOC134070882 gene encoding WD repeat, SAM and U-box domain-containing protein 1-like isoform X1, with protein sequence MVSLICTLQDHRDEVNWCVFSAKLLATCSADKTIRVYYTKDFSELPFSPLSGHGYTVHCCSFSPCGQYLASCSTDATTVVWQMDSGEIEVVLEHPGRSPVRVCAFSPDSVHLVSGASDGTLALWDFKSRSILRTGGVADTTMVACSFSPCGQLFVSGSMYGDLRVWSLELRQLHAEKNAHDLGVTCCQFAPQMQKETGGNVVQFRMASCGQDSLLKVWTISYTPHAGCKMQLLHTLTGQTAPVLSCSFSADGQMLVSGSVDKTVTVYESSQGTLLYTLSQHERYVTACAFSPTAPLIATGSMDKSVNVWRVEDGCSVQEEGKFLPGEEAASSCEGGNMGGHSRMMPSDWSEDDVSSWLRQEGLEALVDVFKANNIDGSELLALSKDALATDMKIESVGLRSKIIRKIEELKMESMCTGVPDEYLCPITRELMKDPVIAADGYSYEHEAIESWIRTKNRSSPMTNLPLQTTLLTPNHTLKMAISRWRTSN encoded by the exons TACACTAAAGACTTCAGCgagctccccttctctcctctgtcggGTCATGGCTACACAGTGCACTGCTGTTCCTTCAGTCCCTGTGGACAGTACCTGGCTTCCTGCTCTACAGACGCTACGACGGTGGTCTGGCAGATGGACAGCGGCGAAATAGAGGTCGTTTTGGAACATCCCGGTAGAAGCCCGGTCAGAGTGTGCGCCTTCTCGCCCGACTCGGTGCACCTGGTGTCCGGAGCATCTGATGGCACGCTGGCGCTGTGGGATTTCAAATCTAGATCAATACTCAG GACGGGTGGAGTGGCTGACACCACTATGGTGGCCTGCTCCTTCAGCCCGTGTGGTCAGCTGTTTGTCAGCGGCTCCATGTATGGAGACCTCAGAGTGTGGAGCCTGGAGCTGAGGCAGCTTCACGCTGAGAAGAACGCCCACGACCTCGGTGTTACCTGCTGCCAGTTCGCCCCGCAGATGCAGAAAG AGACCGGTGGCAATGTGGTCCAGTTTCGTATGGCCTCCTGTGGGCAGGACAGCCTGCTGAAGGTCTGGACCATCTCTTACACTCCACACGCAG GCTGCAAGATGCAGCTGCTGCACACTCTCACTGGTCAGACGGCTCCCGTGCTCTCCTGCAGTTTCTCAGCAGACGGACAGATGCTAGTGTCTGg GTCGGTTGACAAGACTGTCACGGTGTATGAGTCC AGCCAGGGCACCCTACTGTATACTCTGAGCCAGCatgagag GTACGTGACAGCGTGTGCGTTCTCCCCCACGGCGCCGCTCATCGCCACCGGCTCCATGGACAAGAGTGTCAACGTGTGGAGGGTAGAGGACGGCTGCAGCGTGCAGG AAGAAGGCAAATTCCTCCCTG GTGAAGAAGCTGCCTCCTCTTGTGAAG GTGGAAATATGGGAGGCCACTCCAGAATGATGCCAAGCGATTGGTCAGAAGACGATGTGTCATCGTGGTTGCGGCAGGAAGGTCTTGAAGCTCTGGTGGACGTGTTCAAGGCCAACAACATCGATGGGTCAGAACTTCTCGCCCTCAGTAAAGACGCTCTTGCCACTGACATGAAAATAG AGTCGGTGGGTCTCAGAAGCAAAATCATTCGAAAGATCGAGGAGCTGAAGATGGAGTCCATGTGCACGGGGGTCCCCGACGAGTACCTTTGTCCAATCACACGCGAGCTCATGAAAGACCCCGTCATTGCTGCAG ATGGCTACTCGTATGAGCATGAGGCCATCGAAAGCTGGATCCGCACCAAGAACCGGAGCAGCCCCATGACCAACCTGCCCTTGCAGACCACGCTGCTCACACCCAACCACACCCTCAAGATGGCCATCTCCCGTTGGAGGACCAGCAACTGA
- the LOC134070882 gene encoding WD repeat, SAM and U-box domain-containing protein 1-like isoform X3, which translates to MVSLICTLQDHRDEVNWCVFSAKLLATCSADKTIRVYYTKDFSELPFSPLSGHGYTVHCCSFSPCGQYLASCSTDATTVVWQMDSGEIEVVLEHPGRSPVRVCAFSPDSVHLVSGASDGTLALWDFKSRSILRTGGVADTTMVACSFSPCGQLFVSGSMYGDLRVWSLELRQLHAEKNAHDLGVTCCQFAPQMQKETGGNVVQFRMASCGQDSLLKVWTISYTPHAGCKMQLLHTLTGQTAPVLSCSFSADGQMLVSGSVDKTVTVYESSQGTLLYTLSQHERYVTACAFSPTAPLIATGSMDKSVNVWRVEDGCSVQEAASSCEGGNMGGHSRMMPSDWSEDDVSSWLRQEGLEALVDVFKANNIDGSELLALSKDALATDMKIESVGLRSKIIRKIEELKMESMCTGVPDEYLCPITRELMKDPVIAADGYSYEHEAIESWIRTKNRSSPMTNLPLQTTLLTPNHTLKMAISRWRTSN; encoded by the exons TACACTAAAGACTTCAGCgagctccccttctctcctctgtcggGTCATGGCTACACAGTGCACTGCTGTTCCTTCAGTCCCTGTGGACAGTACCTGGCTTCCTGCTCTACAGACGCTACGACGGTGGTCTGGCAGATGGACAGCGGCGAAATAGAGGTCGTTTTGGAACATCCCGGTAGAAGCCCGGTCAGAGTGTGCGCCTTCTCGCCCGACTCGGTGCACCTGGTGTCCGGAGCATCTGATGGCACGCTGGCGCTGTGGGATTTCAAATCTAGATCAATACTCAG GACGGGTGGAGTGGCTGACACCACTATGGTGGCCTGCTCCTTCAGCCCGTGTGGTCAGCTGTTTGTCAGCGGCTCCATGTATGGAGACCTCAGAGTGTGGAGCCTGGAGCTGAGGCAGCTTCACGCTGAGAAGAACGCCCACGACCTCGGTGTTACCTGCTGCCAGTTCGCCCCGCAGATGCAGAAAG AGACCGGTGGCAATGTGGTCCAGTTTCGTATGGCCTCCTGTGGGCAGGACAGCCTGCTGAAGGTCTGGACCATCTCTTACACTCCACACGCAG GCTGCAAGATGCAGCTGCTGCACACTCTCACTGGTCAGACGGCTCCCGTGCTCTCCTGCAGTTTCTCAGCAGACGGACAGATGCTAGTGTCTGg GTCGGTTGACAAGACTGTCACGGTGTATGAGTCC AGCCAGGGCACCCTACTGTATACTCTGAGCCAGCatgagag GTACGTGACAGCGTGTGCGTTCTCCCCCACGGCGCCGCTCATCGCCACCGGCTCCATGGACAAGAGTGTCAACGTGTGGAGGGTAGAGGACGGCTGCAGCGTGCAGG AAGCTGCCTCCTCTTGTGAAG GTGGAAATATGGGAGGCCACTCCAGAATGATGCCAAGCGATTGGTCAGAAGACGATGTGTCATCGTGGTTGCGGCAGGAAGGTCTTGAAGCTCTGGTGGACGTGTTCAAGGCCAACAACATCGATGGGTCAGAACTTCTCGCCCTCAGTAAAGACGCTCTTGCCACTGACATGAAAATAG AGTCGGTGGGTCTCAGAAGCAAAATCATTCGAAAGATCGAGGAGCTGAAGATGGAGTCCATGTGCACGGGGGTCCCCGACGAGTACCTTTGTCCAATCACACGCGAGCTCATGAAAGACCCCGTCATTGCTGCAG ATGGCTACTCGTATGAGCATGAGGCCATCGAAAGCTGGATCCGCACCAAGAACCGGAGCAGCCCCATGACCAACCTGCCCTTGCAGACCACGCTGCTCACACCCAACCACACCCTCAAGATGGCCATCTCCCGTTGGAGGACCAGCAACTGA
- the LOC134070882 gene encoding WD repeat, SAM and U-box domain-containing protein 1-like isoform X2 has translation MVSLICTLQDHRDEVNWCVFSAKLLATCSADKTIRVYYTKDFSELPFSPLSGHGYTVHCCSFSPCGQYLASCSTDATTVVWQMDSGEIEVVLEHPGRSPVRVCAFSPDSVHLVSGASDGTLALWDFKSRSILRTGGVADTTMVACSFSPCGQLFVSGSMYGDLRVWSLELRQLHAEKNAHDLGVTCCQFAPQMQKETGGNVVQFRMASCGQDSLLKVWTISYTPHAGCKMQLLHTLTGQTAPVLSCSFSADGQMLVSGSVDKTVTVYESSQGTLLYTLSQHERYVTACAFSPTAPLIATGSMDKSVNVWRVEDGCSVQEGKFLPGEEAASSCEGGNMGGHSRMMPSDWSEDDVSSWLRQEGLEALVDVFKANNIDGSELLALSKDALATDMKIESVGLRSKIIRKIEELKMESMCTGVPDEYLCPITRELMKDPVIAADGYSYEHEAIESWIRTKNRSSPMTNLPLQTTLLTPNHTLKMAISRWRTSN, from the exons TACACTAAAGACTTCAGCgagctccccttctctcctctgtcggGTCATGGCTACACAGTGCACTGCTGTTCCTTCAGTCCCTGTGGACAGTACCTGGCTTCCTGCTCTACAGACGCTACGACGGTGGTCTGGCAGATGGACAGCGGCGAAATAGAGGTCGTTTTGGAACATCCCGGTAGAAGCCCGGTCAGAGTGTGCGCCTTCTCGCCCGACTCGGTGCACCTGGTGTCCGGAGCATCTGATGGCACGCTGGCGCTGTGGGATTTCAAATCTAGATCAATACTCAG GACGGGTGGAGTGGCTGACACCACTATGGTGGCCTGCTCCTTCAGCCCGTGTGGTCAGCTGTTTGTCAGCGGCTCCATGTATGGAGACCTCAGAGTGTGGAGCCTGGAGCTGAGGCAGCTTCACGCTGAGAAGAACGCCCACGACCTCGGTGTTACCTGCTGCCAGTTCGCCCCGCAGATGCAGAAAG AGACCGGTGGCAATGTGGTCCAGTTTCGTATGGCCTCCTGTGGGCAGGACAGCCTGCTGAAGGTCTGGACCATCTCTTACACTCCACACGCAG GCTGCAAGATGCAGCTGCTGCACACTCTCACTGGTCAGACGGCTCCCGTGCTCTCCTGCAGTTTCTCAGCAGACGGACAGATGCTAGTGTCTGg GTCGGTTGACAAGACTGTCACGGTGTATGAGTCC AGCCAGGGCACCCTACTGTATACTCTGAGCCAGCatgagag GTACGTGACAGCGTGTGCGTTCTCCCCCACGGCGCCGCTCATCGCCACCGGCTCCATGGACAAGAGTGTCAACGTGTGGAGGGTAGAGGACGGCTGCAGCGTGCAGG AAGGCAAATTCCTCCCTG GTGAAGAAGCTGCCTCCTCTTGTGAAG GTGGAAATATGGGAGGCCACTCCAGAATGATGCCAAGCGATTGGTCAGAAGACGATGTGTCATCGTGGTTGCGGCAGGAAGGTCTTGAAGCTCTGGTGGACGTGTTCAAGGCCAACAACATCGATGGGTCAGAACTTCTCGCCCTCAGTAAAGACGCTCTTGCCACTGACATGAAAATAG AGTCGGTGGGTCTCAGAAGCAAAATCATTCGAAAGATCGAGGAGCTGAAGATGGAGTCCATGTGCACGGGGGTCCCCGACGAGTACCTTTGTCCAATCACACGCGAGCTCATGAAAGACCCCGTCATTGCTGCAG ATGGCTACTCGTATGAGCATGAGGCCATCGAAAGCTGGATCCGCACCAAGAACCGGAGCAGCCCCATGACCAACCTGCCCTTGCAGACCACGCTGCTCACACCCAACCACACCCTCAAGATGGCCATCTCCCGTTGGAGGACCAGCAACTGA
- the LOC134070882 gene encoding WD repeat, SAM and U-box domain-containing protein 1-like isoform X4, which translates to MDSGEIEVVLEHPGRSPVRVCAFSPDSVHLVSGASDGTLALWDFKSRSILRTGGVADTTMVACSFSPCGQLFVSGSMYGDLRVWSLELRQLHAEKNAHDLGVTCCQFAPQMQKETGGNVVQFRMASCGQDSLLKVWTISYTPHAGCKMQLLHTLTGQTAPVLSCSFSADGQMLVSGSVDKTVTVYESSQGTLLYTLSQHERYVTACAFSPTAPLIATGSMDKSVNVWRVEDGCSVQEEGKFLPGEEAASSCEGGNMGGHSRMMPSDWSEDDVSSWLRQEGLEALVDVFKANNIDGSELLALSKDALATDMKIESVGLRSKIIRKIEELKMESMCTGVPDEYLCPITRELMKDPVIAADGYSYEHEAIESWIRTKNRSSPMTNLPLQTTLLTPNHTLKMAISRWRTSN; encoded by the exons ATGGACAGCGGCGAAATAGAGGTCGTTTTGGAACATCCCGGTAGAAGCCCGGTCAGAGTGTGCGCCTTCTCGCCCGACTCGGTGCACCTGGTGTCCGGAGCATCTGATGGCACGCTGGCGCTGTGGGATTTCAAATCTAGATCAATACTCAG GACGGGTGGAGTGGCTGACACCACTATGGTGGCCTGCTCCTTCAGCCCGTGTGGTCAGCTGTTTGTCAGCGGCTCCATGTATGGAGACCTCAGAGTGTGGAGCCTGGAGCTGAGGCAGCTTCACGCTGAGAAGAACGCCCACGACCTCGGTGTTACCTGCTGCCAGTTCGCCCCGCAGATGCAGAAAG AGACCGGTGGCAATGTGGTCCAGTTTCGTATGGCCTCCTGTGGGCAGGACAGCCTGCTGAAGGTCTGGACCATCTCTTACACTCCACACGCAG GCTGCAAGATGCAGCTGCTGCACACTCTCACTGGTCAGACGGCTCCCGTGCTCTCCTGCAGTTTCTCAGCAGACGGACAGATGCTAGTGTCTGg GTCGGTTGACAAGACTGTCACGGTGTATGAGTCC AGCCAGGGCACCCTACTGTATACTCTGAGCCAGCatgagag GTACGTGACAGCGTGTGCGTTCTCCCCCACGGCGCCGCTCATCGCCACCGGCTCCATGGACAAGAGTGTCAACGTGTGGAGGGTAGAGGACGGCTGCAGCGTGCAGG AAGAAGGCAAATTCCTCCCTG GTGAAGAAGCTGCCTCCTCTTGTGAAG GTGGAAATATGGGAGGCCACTCCAGAATGATGCCAAGCGATTGGTCAGAAGACGATGTGTCATCGTGGTTGCGGCAGGAAGGTCTTGAAGCTCTGGTGGACGTGTTCAAGGCCAACAACATCGATGGGTCAGAACTTCTCGCCCTCAGTAAAGACGCTCTTGCCACTGACATGAAAATAG AGTCGGTGGGTCTCAGAAGCAAAATCATTCGAAAGATCGAGGAGCTGAAGATGGAGTCCATGTGCACGGGGGTCCCCGACGAGTACCTTTGTCCAATCACACGCGAGCTCATGAAAGACCCCGTCATTGCTGCAG ATGGCTACTCGTATGAGCATGAGGCCATCGAAAGCTGGATCCGCACCAAGAACCGGAGCAGCCCCATGACCAACCTGCCCTTGCAGACCACGCTGCTCACACCCAACCACACCCTCAAGATGGCCATCTCCCGTTGGAGGACCAGCAACTGA